One Paenibacillus sp. FSL H7-0737 DNA segment encodes these proteins:
- a CDS encoding NAD(P)H-dependent oxidoreductase produces the protein MNVLVIFDHPYGASASENIPHQRSYSAALLASVMRGLTTKGHTIDLIDLHADGFNPVMSREELAAWRQKKTTDPLVANYQQRLMAADHIVFLFPIWWEAMPALTKGFLDKVFAKGIVYEEIKPGRPFKCLLTNLKGVSLLTVMNTPDFFYRWIFGNPITKILFRGTFRKMGIRKNLRWYNYAGMSDRSLEERVKHLNKTEQRFARLE, from the coding sequence ATGAATGTCTTAGTTATTTTTGATCATCCATACGGAGCATCAGCGTCCGAGAATATCCCACATCAGCGAAGCTATTCCGCAGCCTTATTAGCCTCCGTAATGCGAGGTCTTACCACCAAAGGTCATACGATTGATCTTATCGATCTGCATGCCGATGGATTTAATCCAGTCATGTCGCGCGAAGAACTTGCTGCTTGGCGACAAAAGAAAACCACCGACCCCCTAGTCGCCAATTATCAGCAACGGCTTATGGCAGCAGATCATATCGTCTTCCTATTCCCCATTTGGTGGGAGGCCATGCCCGCTCTCACCAAAGGCTTTCTTGATAAGGTATTCGCAAAAGGTATTGTCTACGAGGAAATTAAACCTGGACGGCCCTTCAAATGCTTGCTCACGAATCTTAAAGGAGTGTCACTGCTGACCGTAATGAACACGCCCGACTTCTTTTATCGCTGGATTTTTGGCAACCCCATCACCAAAATTCTGTTCAGAGGGACCTTCCGCAAAATGGGAATACGGAAGAACCTCCGTTGGTATAATTATGCCGGGATGTCAGATCGCAGCTTAGAAGAACGGGTGAAGCATCTTAATAAAACAGAACAACGTTTTGCACGACTAGAGTAG
- a CDS encoding HlyD family efflux transporter periplasmic adaptor subunit, with translation MKIKAGLYIGIAIALIVGGSLLAIKGKDAVSQAESRKQGILDAEQKTIFYQNSPGSIVEVRVAVGDSIKQGEVLFKVKSAEEGETDVLAPEDGSVNRIVVKPGDQIQLGMPMAVLQKNNFYTDLYIQESEIQKLKVNQSIDVHFPYLDHKAEVTGVVTSIAAAPQFASLRMSREKGQADLSMFLVRIAMDANADLLPGMTAEVKLDEITD, from the coding sequence ATGAAGATAAAAGCAGGTTTATATATTGGAATTGCGATTGCGTTAATCGTTGGAGGTTCTCTACTTGCTATAAAAGGAAAGGATGCTGTCAGTCAAGCTGAGAGCAGGAAACAAGGGATTCTTGATGCAGAGCAAAAGACTATATTTTATCAGAACAGTCCAGGGTCAATTGTAGAGGTCCGTGTGGCTGTAGGTGATTCTATAAAACAGGGAGAGGTATTGTTCAAGGTTAAATCCGCTGAAGAAGGAGAAACAGATGTACTCGCGCCGGAGGACGGATCGGTCAACAGGATTGTTGTAAAGCCGGGAGATCAAATACAGCTAGGAATGCCAATGGCGGTTTTGCAAAAAAACAACTTTTATACAGACCTTTACATACAGGAGAGCGAAATCCAAAAGCTAAAGGTGAATCAAAGTATCGACGTTCATTTTCCGTATTTGGACCATAAAGCCGAGGTGACGGGTGTGGTTACTTCCATCGCAGCCGCCCCTCAATTTGCGAGCTTACGCATGTCACGTGAAAAAGGGCAAGCCGATTTAAGCATGTTTCTTGTCCGTATAGCTATGGATGCGAATGCTGATTTGCTTCCGGGGATGACAGCGGAGGTGAAGCTCGATGAAATCACTGATTGA
- a CDS encoding ABC transporter permease: protein MKSLIDEWKYVAGSKYLRLIFIGPLIAAIFFGLMFSKNQISESHVVVIDEDHSSYSRQLISKINASPYMKVTNVYASSLDPETLLANEQAVAVITLPKALGLHQQQGISTNLGILMDNTMPSGLTGIRTAIQEVIQTENMTLSMTRLLQKGMDAETSKGLASPLSLQQRMLFNPTTSYVSFMVIGFVNIVVLMITTSAAGSIAPRLRQEGKLFANGKSPWQIWVRSVPYAVLSTISLLLCYGLLKQVGEMRFEAEPYLFIIPLFVYAFALSLMGLLIGYTAKDVSKVNLRTNFVLYPSFLATGIQLSPLAFPEFFQISAWALPMNWLNRLIRGMAFRDGALTAYSQELGALLIIIGVVSLFIGLLVLREANKPEVQLSKSVPASVI from the coding sequence ATGAAATCACTGATTGACGAGTGGAAGTACGTGGCGGGCAGTAAGTATTTACGCCTGATTTTTATTGGTCCACTTATCGCGGCTATATTTTTTGGCTTGATGTTCTCGAAGAATCAAATCAGCGAATCGCATGTTGTAGTCATTGATGAGGATCACAGCTCGTATTCACGACAGCTGATCTCTAAAATAAATGCTTCTCCATATATGAAGGTAACTAATGTGTATGCCAGCTCCTTAGATCCAGAAACATTATTGGCAAATGAGCAGGCTGTCGCGGTCATCACCCTTCCCAAAGCGTTAGGGCTGCATCAGCAGCAGGGGATATCAACGAATCTCGGCATCTTAATGGATAACACCATGCCATCAGGTCTAACCGGCATCCGAACTGCGATTCAGGAAGTCATCCAGACGGAAAATATGACTCTTTCTATGACCCGTCTCCTCCAAAAGGGGATGGATGCCGAAACCTCTAAAGGACTTGCTTCTCCGTTGTCCCTGCAGCAGCGGATGTTGTTTAATCCGACCACAAGTTATGTGAGCTTTATGGTCATTGGATTTGTGAATATTGTGGTGCTGATGATTACAACAAGCGCAGCAGGTTCAATTGCCCCTCGCTTACGGCAGGAGGGTAAACTTTTTGCAAACGGGAAGTCTCCTTGGCAGATTTGGGTTCGTAGTGTACCTTACGCTGTTTTATCAACGATCTCGCTGCTCCTGTGTTATGGCTTGTTAAAGCAGGTGGGGGAAATGCGCTTTGAAGCAGAGCCTTATCTTTTTATTATTCCGCTGTTTGTGTATGCCTTTGCTCTGTCACTTATGGGCCTGTTGATTGGTTATACTGCCAAAGACGTATCCAAAGTTAATTTACGAACTAATTTCGTATTGTATCCGTCGTTTCTTGCCACTGGAATCCAATTGAGCCCATTAGCGTTTCCGGAGTTTTTTCAAATTTCCGCTTGGGCATTGCCGATGAACTGGCTTAATCGCCTTATACGCGGAATGGCTTTTCGGGATGGGGCGTTAACAGCCTACAGTCAGGAGCTGGGAGCACTGCTGATCATTATTGGTGTTGTATCCTTATTCATCGGATTGCTGGTGCTCAGAGAGGCGAACAAACCCGAGGTTCAGCTCTCGAAATCAGTCCCAGCTTCAGTAATCTAA
- a CDS encoding MarR family transcriptional regulator gives MTHSFENLPNKDIMIKKLIDMIPQLQKRFQSEDDEEKAWLIQNCSNPLIIDFLQDSTVMMLHVIDAIGQLEPVNGTTISKHFGIPKGSVSKITRKLVLQQIIRTEFLPDNKKEVLFLTTPLGKEIFDLHQALHKEMNKGINRFLQRYNTDELLFLNQAFEDTLEASWVHPESVAEEEPLNAGESFEAMEIDEMSQIVDMLNQLDTRNLKKAKAILQDVFFTSFE, from the coding sequence GTGACGCATTCTTTCGAGAACTTACCTAATAAGGATATTATGATAAAAAAATTGATAGATATGATTCCCCAATTACAAAAGCGATTTCAATCGGAGGATGATGAAGAGAAGGCGTGGTTGATTCAGAACTGTAGTAATCCTCTTATCATTGATTTCCTCCAAGACTCCACAGTCATGATGCTGCATGTAATCGATGCAATTGGACAGCTTGAGCCGGTGAATGGCACTACCATTTCGAAGCATTTCGGAATTCCGAAAGGTAGCGTGTCCAAAATCACTAGAAAATTAGTTCTGCAGCAAATTATTCGCACGGAGTTTCTCCCCGATAATAAAAAAGAAGTGCTGTTTCTTACAACACCTCTTGGAAAAGAAATATTCGATTTGCATCAAGCACTACATAAGGAGATGAATAAAGGGATAAATCGGTTTCTACAGAGATATAACACAGATGAATTGTTATTTCTGAACCAAGCGTTCGAGGATACTTTAGAAGCATCATGGGTTCATCCGGAATCGGTTGCTGAAGAAGAACCATTAAATGCTGGAGAATCTTTTGAGGCAATGGAAATCGATGAAATGAGTCAAATCGTAGACATGCTTAACCAACTTGATACACGCAATCTTAAGAAAGCTAAGGCCATTCTTCAAGATGTGTTTTTTACCTCTTTTGAGTAG